Proteins encoded in a region of the Halosimplex halophilum genome:
- a CDS encoding antitoxin VapB family protein → MATKTISLDEEAYERLAAEKREGESFSDVVKRLAGERSWSEVAGIWSDGTDDIESAIEEGRDRSRARRKCLSDDIDG, encoded by the coding sequence ATGGCCACGAAGACGATCTCGCTCGACGAGGAGGCCTACGAACGCCTCGCGGCGGAAAAGCGCGAAGGAGAGAGTTTCAGCGACGTAGTGAAGCGCCTCGCGGGCGAACGGTCGTGGAGCGAGGTCGCCGGTATCTGGAGCGACGGGACCGACGACATCGAATCGGCGATCGAGGAGGGTCGCGACCGTTCCCGGGCCCGTCGGAAGTGCCTGAGCGACGACATCGACGGATGA
- a CDS encoding type II toxin-antitoxin system VapC family toxin has translation MIQDTSFVLDVLGGDENALDALADIESDRKPEKVSSVTALELHEGVGRSDRPDDEKAAVLDVLDSKTVVPADHDVMRRAGRISGELYATGEPIDREDCVIAATALREDEPVLTRNVDHFERIDGLDVRTY, from the coding sequence ATGATACAGGACACGTCGTTCGTCCTCGACGTGCTCGGCGGCGACGAGAACGCCCTCGACGCGCTGGCAGACATCGAAAGCGACCGCAAGCCCGAGAAGGTCTCGTCGGTCACGGCGCTCGAACTCCACGAGGGCGTCGGTCGGTCCGACCGCCCGGACGACGAGAAGGCGGCCGTCCTCGACGTTCTGGACTCGAAGACCGTCGTCCCGGCCGACCACGACGTGATGCGCCGTGCGGGCCGTATCTCGGGTGAACTGTACGCGACCGGCGAACCGATCGACAGGGAGGACTGCGTCATCGCCGCGACTGCACTCCGGGAGGACGAACCCGTTCTGACGCGGAACGTCGACCACTTCGAGCGGATCGACGGACTCGACGTGCGAACGTACTGA